One Microbacterium esteraromaticum genomic window carries:
- a CDS encoding TetR/AcrR family transcriptional regulator, with amino-acid sequence MRSASDDLTARARIREAAIRAFARDGFDATSMRAIAKDAGVSAALIVHHFGDKSSLRAACDDYVLAAFLDDKHELIEAPTADRIRAALNDVERYGPYVDYLGRMLSDSSPAADRLFDEIIEVTRSVLDEQRAAGLLVEMSDPEMTTLLVAMMGLAPVMMRTQIGRVLGQDQLSPAGMLRTTLPTLELLTHGIYSSTAFLDGARQAVASAAEQFTETRTPKPTEGGAS; translated from the coding sequence ATGCGTTCAGCATCCGATGATCTCACCGCCAGAGCCCGCATCCGCGAGGCCGCGATCCGCGCGTTCGCGCGCGACGGCTTCGACGCGACCAGCATGCGAGCGATCGCGAAGGACGCGGGCGTCAGCGCCGCGCTGATCGTGCACCACTTCGGCGACAAGAGCTCGCTGCGCGCCGCGTGCGACGACTACGTGCTCGCGGCGTTCCTCGACGACAAGCACGAGCTGATCGAGGCTCCGACGGCCGACCGCATCCGCGCGGCCCTGAACGACGTCGAGCGCTACGGCCCCTACGTCGACTACCTCGGTCGCATGCTGAGCGACAGCTCGCCGGCGGCGGACCGCCTGTTCGACGAGATCATCGAGGTCACCCGCAGCGTGCTCGACGAGCAGCGCGCAGCCGGCCTGCTCGTCGAGATGAGCGACCCCGAGATGACCACGCTGCTGGTGGCGATGATGGGCCTCGCGCCGGTGATGATGCGCACGCAGATCGGCCGTGTGCTGGGCCAGGACCAGCTGAGCCCGGCCGGGATGCTGCGCACCACCCTGCCCACCCTCGAACTGCTCACCCACGGCATCTACTCGAGCACGGCCTTCCTCGACGGCGCACGCCAGGCCGTGGCATCCGCAGCCGAGCAGTTCACCGAGACCCGCACCCCGAAGCCCACCGAAGGAGGGGCCTCATGA
- a CDS encoding class I SAM-dependent methyltransferase, producing MVFDFRALRRFPDVEAPNLQAWDATDELLVQRALAAEVAGDEIVVIGDEYGAIALALTEAGMHGIRVHQDLITGRRALVANARTLDLPLPAAHELDSSLLAGARLVLLQLPKGLAELEEIADAVARWAAPDATLIAGGRVKHMTLAQNEVLGRFFGEVQPQRAERKSRLVVASAARPVPDRPPFPVSRQHDGFTLSAYGAAFAGARLDIGTRVLIDVMATRFLSEERSDETKGDPPSGDGLQVVDLGCGTGALAVAFAQRHPDAVVTATDRSASAARSAQATVVANGLAGRITVTLDDAGAELPDGSADLVLLNPPFHLGAAVHEGAGHRLIHAAARLLRPGGEVWTVFNSHLDHRGVLSRDVGPTEQVARTPKFTVTRSIRRG from the coding sequence ATGGTGTTCGACTTCCGCGCCCTGCGGCGCTTTCCCGACGTCGAGGCACCGAATCTGCAGGCGTGGGACGCCACCGACGAGCTGCTCGTGCAGAGGGCGCTCGCGGCCGAGGTCGCCGGTGATGAGATCGTCGTGATCGGCGATGAGTACGGAGCGATCGCGCTCGCCCTGACGGAAGCAGGGATGCACGGCATCCGCGTGCACCAAGACCTCATCACCGGGCGGCGTGCGCTCGTCGCCAACGCGCGGACGCTCGACCTGCCGCTGCCCGCGGCCCACGAACTCGACAGCTCGCTGCTCGCCGGTGCGCGCCTCGTGCTGCTGCAGCTTCCCAAGGGGCTCGCCGAACTCGAGGAGATCGCCGACGCCGTCGCCCGGTGGGCGGCGCCCGACGCCACGCTCATCGCCGGCGGGCGCGTGAAGCACATGACGCTCGCTCAGAACGAGGTGCTCGGGCGCTTCTTCGGCGAGGTGCAGCCGCAGCGCGCCGAGCGCAAATCGAGGCTCGTCGTGGCATCCGCAGCCCGACCCGTGCCCGATCGGCCCCCTTTCCCGGTGAGCCGGCAGCACGACGGCTTCACCCTGAGCGCATACGGCGCGGCGTTCGCCGGCGCGCGTCTCGACATCGGCACGCGCGTGCTCATCGACGTCATGGCGACCCGGTTCCTGAGCGAGGAGCGCAGCGACGAGACGAAGGGCGACCCGCCCTCGGGCGACGGGCTGCAGGTCGTCGACCTGGGCTGCGGCACCGGCGCGCTCGCCGTGGCGTTCGCGCAGCGGCATCCGGATGCGGTGGTCACCGCCACCGACAGATCGGCCTCCGCGGCGCGCTCGGCCCAGGCGACCGTCGTCGCGAACGGGCTCGCAGGCCGGATCACCGTCACCCTCGACGACGCCGGCGCGGAGCTGCCCGACGGATCGGCCGACCTCGTGCTGCTCAACCCGCCGTTCCATCTCGGCGCGGCCGTGCACGAGGGCGCGGGGCACCGGCTCATCCACGCCGCCGCGAGGCTGCTGAGACCGGGCGGGGAGGTGTGGACGGTGTTCAACTCGCACCTCGATCACCGGGGTGTGCTGAGCCGCGATGTAGGGCCGACCGAGCAGGTCGCCCGCACCCCGAAATTCACCGTGACGCGCAGCATCCGCCGCGGCTGA
- a CDS encoding quaternary amine ABC transporter ATP-binding protein — protein sequence MSETALEARNIYKVFGRNPQQAVKRLKAGETRTEVQDVGTAAVIDASFTVNRGEIFVIMGLSGSGKSTIIRMLNGLHDATAGSITIGGDAITGIPASRLRDIRRDRVSMVFQHFALLPHRTVAANVAYPLELKGVGRTERLRKADEILALVGLEGWGDKLPSELSGGMQQRVGIARALAADTDILLMDEAFSALDPLIRREMQEQLVELQAKLQKTIVFITHDLNEAMFLGDRIAVMRDGRIVQIGTPEDILTDPANDYVEQFVQDVDRARVLTASNVMERPRPVVAESAGPRTALRQMRDAYMSATYVVGRDRKLVGIVTDRDAVKLVRKGESSLASILKPVPQVVDENEVLMNLFIPSVESPLPLAVTDAEGRLTGVIPRVTLLAALGPGPGATGELTLPLNPMPQAVIDEVLAEASAVTEAAAEDSTTAGTAGAADTEEVR from the coding sequence GTGTCCGAAACCGCTCTTGAAGCGCGCAACATCTACAAGGTCTTCGGCCGGAATCCGCAGCAGGCCGTCAAGCGTCTGAAAGCCGGTGAGACCCGCACCGAGGTGCAGGACGTCGGCACCGCCGCCGTGATCGACGCGAGCTTCACCGTCAACCGCGGTGAGATCTTCGTCATCATGGGCCTGTCCGGATCCGGCAAGTCGACCATCATCCGCATGCTCAACGGCCTGCACGACGCGACCGCGGGAAGCATCACGATCGGCGGCGACGCGATCACGGGCATTCCGGCGTCGCGGCTGCGCGACATCCGTCGCGACCGCGTGTCGATGGTGTTCCAGCACTTCGCACTGCTGCCGCACCGCACGGTCGCCGCCAACGTCGCGTACCCGCTCGAGCTGAAGGGAGTCGGCAGGACGGAGCGACTGCGCAAGGCCGACGAGATCCTGGCCCTCGTGGGCCTGGAGGGCTGGGGCGACAAGCTGCCCAGCGAGCTCTCCGGCGGCATGCAGCAGCGCGTCGGCATCGCCAGGGCGCTCGCTGCAGACACCGACATCCTGCTCATGGACGAGGCATTCAGCGCCCTCGACCCGCTGATCCGCCGTGAGATGCAGGAGCAGCTGGTCGAGCTGCAGGCCAAGCTGCAGAAGACCATCGTGTTCATCACGCACGACCTGAACGAGGCGATGTTCCTCGGCGACCGCATCGCCGTGATGCGCGACGGCCGCATCGTGCAGATCGGCACGCCCGAAGACATCCTCACCGACCCCGCCAACGACTATGTCGAGCAGTTCGTGCAGGACGTCGACCGCGCCCGCGTGCTCACGGCCTCGAACGTCATGGAGCGCCCGCGACCCGTCGTCGCCGAGTCGGCCGGCCCCCGCACGGCGCTTCGCCAGATGCGGGATGCCTACATGTCGGCGACCTACGTCGTCGGCCGCGACCGCAAGCTCGTCGGCATCGTCACCGACCGCGACGCCGTCAAGCTGGTCCGCAAGGGCGAGTCGTCTCTGGCATCCATCCTCAAGCCCGTGCCGCAGGTGGTCGACGAGAACGAGGTGCTGATGAACCTGTTCATCCCGTCGGTCGAGTCGCCCCTGCCGCTCGCGGTGACGGATGCCGAGGGGCGCCTCACCGGTGTGATCCCGCGCGTCACCCTGCTCGCAGCCCTCGGCCCAGGGCCCGGCGCGACCGGCGAGCTGACCCTGCCGCTGAACCCCATGCCGCAGGCCGTGATCGATGAGGTGCTCGCCGAGGCGAGTGCCGTCACCGAGGCGGCCGCGGAGGACTCGACCACCGCCGGCACAGCCGGTGCCGCCGACACCGAGGAGGTGCGCTGA
- a CDS encoding ABC transporter permease encodes MDFRIPIGTWVAAFVDWVKDNLDGLLDGVAFVFGWLVNGLTMGLLSVHFAAIIAIAALIAWLVRSWQLAIGTAVSLLLIVGMDLWVPAMQTMSLVLVATVVAVLIAVPLGIWSARNATVRTLLKPVLDFMQTMPAFVYLIPAIVFFGIGVVPGMVATIIFALPPGVRLTELGIRGVDSETVEAGHAFGAKPGQILRGIQLPLAMPTIMAGINQVIMLALSMAVIAGMAGADGLGKMVVEAISTINIAKGVEAGLGVVLIAVFLDRVTAALGTPAENHASLLGIMARRRDAQRRAAASVPAPDAALQPA; translated from the coding sequence ATGGACTTCCGCATCCCGATCGGAACCTGGGTCGCCGCCTTCGTCGACTGGGTCAAGGACAACCTCGACGGACTGCTCGACGGCGTCGCCTTCGTCTTCGGCTGGCTGGTCAACGGCCTCACCATGGGACTGCTGTCGGTGCACTTCGCCGCGATCATCGCGATCGCAGCCCTCATCGCGTGGCTGGTGCGCTCGTGGCAGCTCGCGATCGGCACGGCCGTCTCGCTGCTGCTCATCGTCGGCATGGATCTCTGGGTGCCTGCCATGCAGACCATGTCTCTCGTGCTCGTCGCGACCGTCGTCGCCGTGCTGATCGCGGTGCCGCTGGGCATCTGGTCGGCGCGCAACGCGACCGTTCGCACCCTGCTCAAGCCCGTGCTCGACTTCATGCAGACGATGCCGGCGTTCGTCTACCTGATCCCCGCCATCGTGTTCTTCGGCATCGGCGTGGTGCCCGGCATGGTCGCGACCATCATCTTCGCGCTGCCTCCCGGCGTCCGGCTCACCGAGCTCGGCATCCGCGGCGTCGACAGCGAGACGGTCGAAGCGGGTCACGCGTTCGGCGCGAAGCCGGGGCAGATCCTGCGCGGCATCCAGCTGCCGCTCGCGATGCCGACCATCATGGCCGGCATCAACCAGGTGATCATGCTCGCCCTGTCGATGGCGGTCATCGCCGGCATGGCGGGCGCCGACGGCCTCGGAAAGATGGTCGTCGAGGCGATCTCGACCATCAACATCGCCAAGGGCGTCGAGGCCGGGCTCGGGGTCGTGCTGATCGCGGTCTTCCTCGACCGCGTCACCGCAGCACTCGGAACCCCGGCCGAGAACCATGCGTCGCTGCTCGGCATCATGGCTCGTCGCCGCGACGCGCAGCGCCGAGCCGCGGCATCCGTCCCGGCTCCGGATGCCGCACTGCAGCCCGCCTGA
- a CDS encoding glycine betaine ABC transporter substrate-binding protein, with protein sequence MVKKKITALLAIGAIGSLALTGCAPGGAGGTGGTGGGDAEGSTGDKGTITLGFLPSWTDGLSTAYLLENKLEELGYDVEMKTLTDAGPLYTGLAQGDVDIYPSAWPELTHAEYMDEYGDDIEDLGTYYENAKLTIAVPEYSSLTSIDDLKGKGADYDGKIIGIEPGAGLTKQTTKMLGETGLNSEYELITSSTAAMLTELKKATDAQEDIVVTLWRPFWANDAFPVKDLEDPNGLMGESEGLHFLGTKGFAEEFPEAAELIESIQLDDEQYGALEDLVVNEYGEGKEREAVKAWLKEYPDVIK encoded by the coding sequence ATCGTGAAGAAGAAGATCACAGCACTCCTGGCCATCGGGGCCATCGGCTCGCTCGCACTCACCGGCTGCGCTCCCGGCGGCGCCGGAGGCACCGGCGGCACCGGCGGCGGCGACGCCGAGGGCTCCACGGGCGACAAGGGAACCATCACGCTCGGCTTCCTGCCGTCGTGGACCGACGGTCTCAGCACCGCGTACCTGCTCGAGAACAAGCTCGAGGAGCTCGGCTACGACGTCGAGATGAAGACCCTCACCGACGCCGGCCCGCTGTACACCGGTCTCGCGCAGGGCGACGTCGACATCTACCCGTCGGCCTGGCCCGAGCTCACCCACGCCGAGTACATGGACGAGTACGGCGACGACATCGAAGACCTCGGCACGTACTACGAGAACGCGAAGCTGACCATCGCGGTGCCCGAGTACTCGTCGCTCACCTCGATCGACGACCTCAAGGGCAAGGGCGCCGACTACGACGGCAAGATCATCGGCATCGAGCCGGGCGCGGGTCTCACCAAGCAGACCACCAAGATGCTCGGCGAGACAGGTCTGAACAGCGAGTACGAGCTGATCACCTCGTCGACGGCCGCCATGCTCACCGAGCTGAAGAAGGCGACCGATGCGCAGGAGGACATCGTCGTCACGCTGTGGCGTCCGTTCTGGGCCAACGACGCGTTCCCCGTGAAGGACCTGGAAGACCCGAACGGCCTGATGGGCGAGTCGGAGGGCCTGCACTTCCTTGGCACCAAGGGCTTCGCCGAGGAGTTCCCCGAGGCGGCCGAGCTCATCGAGAGCATCCAGCTGGACGACGAGCAGTACGGTGCGCTCGAAGACCTCGTCGTCAACGAGTACGGCGAGGGCAAGGAGCGCGAGGCCGTGAAGGCGTGGCTGAAGGAGTACCCCGACGTGATCAAGTGA
- a CDS encoding Gfo/Idh/MocA family protein gives MENTLRVGIVGAGGIAPPHIEGWLALGAQVSILRRTDAEALADRYGIRIVGGLDELIGAVDVVDIISPTSTHLGIARAAFARGRHVVCEKPLAVSTADARSLIDAADEAGVRLFPAHVVRYFEGYRDLHARIGTVGRLTELTFRRTVAAPDSAWFYAEDAGGGVIRDLMIHDIDQALWLAGSVVEVSATQDPPRSAAGCRRRSRRTSRSRTRTVRSATCAPTGSSRARRSGRRSRSPVPMASCVTTPTSTRSGQSRTVRSLPTSPTRSAPAATRA, from the coding sequence ATGGAGAACACGCTGCGGGTCGGCATCGTCGGAGCGGGTGGCATCGCGCCGCCGCACATCGAGGGCTGGCTCGCGCTGGGCGCTCAGGTGAGCATCCTGCGCCGTACGGATGCCGAGGCGCTGGCCGACCGCTACGGCATCCGGATCGTCGGGGGTCTCGACGAGCTGATCGGTGCGGTCGACGTCGTCGACATCATCAGCCCCACCTCGACGCACCTCGGCATCGCCCGCGCGGCCTTCGCCCGCGGTCGGCACGTCGTGTGCGAGAAGCCGCTCGCAGTGAGCACCGCCGATGCGCGATCGCTCATCGACGCCGCGGATGAGGCCGGAGTCAGGCTCTTCCCCGCGCACGTCGTGCGGTACTTCGAGGGCTATCGCGACCTGCACGCGCGCATCGGCACGGTCGGCAGGCTCACCGAGCTGACCTTCCGCCGCACGGTCGCCGCTCCCGACTCGGCGTGGTTCTATGCCGAGGATGCCGGCGGCGGGGTCATCCGCGACCTGATGATCCACGACATCGACCAGGCGCTGTGGCTGGCGGGATCCGTCGTCGAGGTGTCGGCCACGCAGGATCCCCCGCGGTCGGCGGCCGGGTGTCGCCGCCGGTCTCGGCGCACGTCGCGCTCACGCACGCGAACGGTGCGATCAGCCACCTGCGCGCCGACTGGCTCGAGCCGGGCACGCCGTTCCGGTCGACGGTCGAGGTCGCCGGTTCCGATGGCATCCTGCGTCACGACACCGACGTCGACCCGATCGGGCCAGAGCCGTACCGTGCGCAGCTTGCCGACTTCGCCGACGCGATCCGCACCGGCCGCGACGCGCGCGTGA
- a CDS encoding SMP-30/gluconolactonase/LRE family protein has translation MKVENVTGPIAGHAEGPVWAAAWSGLRWVDAAAGDLLTLRDDGVTRQHVDDEFVAFVRPRRSGGCVAAGARTLYLADEADGEPRAVARLGDDPGVRMNDGCCDPDGRLLAGSMAYDERPGGGSLQRIAADLSISTVLPSVTISNGIAFTSEGSHAYYADTATGRIDVFDVSDGDLVNRRPFVSVPSEVGAPDGLCVAADGSVWVALWGGSAVHGYDGSGGLIESIRLPVPQVSACTFGGPGLSTLFITTSAQGLDPDHGTDAGSLFAADLGIRGLPPLPFAG, from the coding sequence ATGAAGGTCGAGAACGTCACCGGCCCGATCGCAGGACACGCCGAGGGTCCGGTCTGGGCGGCTGCGTGGAGTGGGCTCCGGTGGGTGGATGCCGCCGCCGGCGACCTGCTCACGCTGCGCGACGACGGCGTGACCCGCCAGCACGTCGACGACGAGTTCGTCGCCTTCGTGCGCCCGCGGCGCTCGGGCGGCTGCGTGGCCGCCGGCGCCCGCACCCTGTATCTCGCCGACGAGGCCGACGGAGAGCCCCGCGCGGTCGCACGACTGGGCGACGACCCCGGAGTGCGGATGAACGACGGATGCTGCGACCCCGACGGACGACTGCTCGCGGGCTCCATGGCGTACGACGAGAGGCCGGGCGGCGGGTCGCTGCAGCGAATCGCCGCAGACCTCTCGATCAGCACCGTGCTGCCGTCGGTGACCATCTCGAACGGCATCGCGTTCACGTCCGAGGGCTCTCACGCGTACTACGCCGACACGGCGACCGGCCGGATCGACGTGTTCGACGTCTCGGATGGCGACCTCGTGAACCGACGGCCGTTCGTCTCGGTCCCCTCCGAGGTCGGCGCACCAGACGGACTGTGCGTCGCGGCCGACGGCAGCGTGTGGGTGGCGCTGTGGGGCGGATCCGCCGTGCACGGCTACGACGGATCGGGGGGTCTGATCGAGAGCATCCGGCTGCCGGTGCCGCAGGTGAGCGCCTGCACGTTCGGCGGGCCGGGTCTGAGCACGCTGTTCATCACGACGTCGGCACAGGGCCTCGACCCCGACCACGGCACCGACGCCGGATCGCTGTTCGCGGCCGACCTCGGCATCCGGGGCCTCCCGCCCCTCCCCTTCGCGGGCTGA
- a CDS encoding FAD-dependent oxidoreductase: MRVIIIGGVAGGMSAATRLRRLDEHAEIIVVEQGDHVSFANCGLPYYVGGVIAERESLLLQTPASLRSRFALDVRTGAEAVGIDRDARTVSIRDVATGTVVDEPYDHVVIATGAAPRAAFEQQQGAPVVSTLRTIDDVDRITDALATLPDAGRAVVVGGGFIGLEAVENLVRRGLEVMLVQHGTHPLSPLDVEMAEVVVGELRARGVDLRLRTSVESLDAEGVHLDDGTTLVADIVIDARGVRPAASLAVGAGLATGPTGGIAVDAMQRTSDPRIFAVGDAVEKVDAVSAEPTLVTMAGLANRHGRMAADAIAVDAGLLDGPPADGMPALGTAIVGVFDLAVAMTGWSEKRLRDADRPHRVIHAHPSDHAGYYPGAERLTMKLLVDPSSDLILGAQVIGRRGVDKRIDVIATAMQAGLTASQLSRLELAYAPQFGSAKDPVNMLGYIADNAASGLTGSIQWHELEAAVAAGATVLDVRSAAEHEAGAIPGSVNISVDELREGLGGLPAGELIVHCQVGQRGHTAVRLLRQHGRDARNLDGGYLTWAAGTRMLAADRALEKESA; this comes from the coding sequence GTGCGCGTCATCATCATCGGAGGAGTGGCCGGCGGGATGTCGGCTGCGACCCGCCTGCGGCGGCTCGACGAGCACGCCGAGATCATCGTCGTCGAGCAGGGCGACCACGTCAGCTTCGCCAACTGCGGGCTGCCGTACTACGTCGGCGGGGTGATCGCCGAGCGCGAGTCGCTGCTGCTTCAGACGCCCGCCTCGCTGCGGTCGCGGTTCGCCCTGGACGTGCGCACCGGCGCCGAGGCGGTGGGGATCGATCGGGATGCCCGCACCGTCAGCATCCGGGATGTGGCGACCGGCACGGTCGTCGACGAGCCGTACGACCACGTCGTGATCGCCACGGGCGCCGCGCCGCGCGCCGCCTTCGAGCAGCAGCAGGGCGCGCCGGTCGTCTCGACCCTGCGCACGATCGACGACGTCGATCGCATCACCGATGCGCTCGCCACCCTGCCCGACGCCGGCCGGGCGGTCGTCGTCGGCGGCGGGTTCATCGGCCTCGAGGCGGTCGAGAACCTCGTGCGGAGGGGCCTCGAGGTCATGCTCGTGCAGCACGGAACGCATCCGCTCAGCCCCCTGGACGTCGAGATGGCGGAGGTCGTCGTCGGCGAGCTCCGCGCCCGGGGCGTCGACCTGCGACTGCGCACGTCGGTCGAGTCGCTGGATGCCGAGGGCGTGCACCTCGACGACGGCACGACGCTCGTCGCCGACATCGTCATCGATGCCAGGGGGGTGCGCCCTGCGGCATCCCTCGCCGTCGGCGCCGGACTCGCCACAGGACCGACCGGCGGCATCGCGGTCGACGCGATGCAGCGCACCAGCGACCCGCGCATCTTCGCCGTCGGTGACGCCGTCGAGAAGGTCGACGCCGTGTCGGCCGAGCCGACGCTCGTCACCATGGCGGGCCTCGCGAACCGGCATGGGCGCATGGCGGCCGACGCGATCGCCGTCGACGCCGGCCTGCTCGACGGCCCTCCGGCCGACGGGATGCCCGCGCTCGGCACGGCGATCGTCGGAGTCTTCGACCTCGCCGTCGCGATGACGGGATGGAGCGAGAAGCGGCTTCGGGATGCCGATCGCCCCCACCGAGTGATCCACGCGCATCCCTCCGATCACGCCGGCTACTACCCGGGGGCCGAGCGGCTGACGATGAAGCTGCTCGTCGATCCTTCGTCCGACCTGATCCTCGGCGCGCAGGTGATCGGACGCCGCGGCGTCGACAAGCGCATCGATGTGATCGCGACCGCGATGCAGGCAGGGCTCACGGCGTCGCAGCTGAGCAGGCTCGAGCTCGCCTACGCGCCGCAGTTCGGATCGGCGAAGGACCCGGTGAACATGCTCGGCTACATCGCCGACAACGCGGCGTCCGGGCTGACCGGATCGATCCAGTGGCATGAGCTCGAGGCGGCTGTCGCCGCCGGGGCCACCGTGCTCGACGTGCGCAGCGCCGCGGAGCACGAGGCGGGCGCGATCCCGGGGAGCGTGAACATCTCGGTCGACGAGCTGCGTGAGGGCCTCGGCGGCCTGCCCGCCGGGGAGCTGATCGTGCACTGCCAGGTCGGTCAGCGTGGGCACACCGCCGTGCGTCTGCTGCGCCAGCACGGCCGCGACGCGCGCAATCTCGACGGCGGATACCTGACGTGGGCGGCGGGGACCAGGATGCTCGCCGCAGACCGCGCTCTTGAGAAGGAGTCCGCATGA
- a CDS encoding metal-sensitive transcriptional regulator, producing the protein MSTAPDEEIRKVVNRLKRARGQLSAVIDAMETDADCRDVVIQLAAVGKAIDRAGFAVIGTALKHCITEDADEGAPSVQELEKLFLTLA; encoded by the coding sequence ATGAGCACCGCACCCGATGAGGAGATCCGCAAGGTCGTGAATCGGCTCAAGCGCGCCCGAGGTCAGCTCAGCGCGGTGATCGACGCGATGGAGACGGATGCCGACTGCCGCGACGTCGTGATCCAGCTTGCGGCCGTGGGCAAGGCGATCGACCGCGCCGGGTTCGCGGTGATCGGCACGGCACTGAAGCACTGCATCACCGAGGACGCCGACGAGGGCGCGCCCAGCGTGCAGGAGCTCGAGAAGCTGTTCCTCACGCTCGCCTGA
- a CDS encoding SGNH/GDSL hydrolase family protein — protein sequence MTTDLTRLRELLHDETPLNWVLTGDSITHGLIHTQGERNYVDHLHELIRGDLARVRDVVINTAISGWRIVQLLEDFDRRVATWRPHVVTLMVGTNDCSTGGVFPIIEPADFAASLTEFVTRVRETGAVPVLMTQPAVDVTNAPERARIADFAQALRDVADHHETILVDNFARFAELGTGRTGGIPWGLMNDPFHPNATGHAVIAAEVASVLDLRPLPTQNRVRADLANRIARV from the coding sequence ATGACCACCGACCTCACCCGCCTGCGCGAACTGCTGCACGACGAGACACCGCTGAACTGGGTGCTCACGGGCGACTCGATCACGCACGGGCTGATCCACACTCAAGGCGAGCGCAACTACGTCGACCACCTGCACGAGCTCATCCGGGGAGATCTGGCCAGGGTGCGCGACGTCGTGATCAACACCGCGATCAGCGGCTGGCGGATCGTGCAGCTGCTCGAGGACTTCGACCGTCGCGTCGCCACCTGGCGCCCGCACGTGGTCACCCTCATGGTCGGCACGAACGACTGCTCGACGGGCGGGGTGTTCCCGATCATAGAGCCCGCCGATTTCGCGGCCTCGCTCACCGAGTTCGTCACACGCGTGCGCGAGACCGGCGCTGTCCCCGTGCTGATGACCCAGCCCGCGGTCGACGTGACGAATGCGCCGGAGCGCGCACGGATCGCCGACTTCGCACAGGCCTTGCGCGACGTCGCCGATCACCACGAGACGATCCTGGTCGACAACTTCGCGCGCTTCGCCGAGCTCGGAACGGGGCGCACCGGCGGCATCCCGTGGGGCCTGATGAACGACCCGTTCCACCCCAATGCCACCGGGCATGCGGTCATCGCCGCGGAGGTCGCGAGCGTTCTCGACCTGCGTCCGCTGCCCACGCAGAATCGCGTGCGCGCCGACCTCGCGAACCGCATCGCACGGGTCTGA
- a CDS encoding dihydrodipicolinate synthase family protein, giving the protein MGLLREGMVIPAMPLALDDHRRFAPRHQRAVARYYAAAGAGGIAVGVHTTQFEIRLPEFGLLEPVLAVSAEVLHENPSMLRVAGVAGDRAQAVAEAELAAALGYEAVLLSPPRHRQLTDQEMLERARAVAEILPVIGFYLQEAIGGPRLSAGFWRSFVEIENVVAVKVAPFDRYRTLDVVEAVLNSDRADDVALYTGNDDNILGDLFTPFETPRGTRWFDGGLLGQWAVGTRAAVKMLDTVHAARRGDAAAARAVIRSAPQLTAVNAAVFDVAHDFRGCIAGVNAILHRQGLLPSMLCLDPEEVLSPGQQALIDDAFARYPWAGDDEFIQAHRHEWLK; this is encoded by the coding sequence GTGGGACTCCTCCGCGAGGGGATGGTGATCCCCGCGATGCCGCTCGCCCTCGACGACCACCGGCGTTTCGCGCCCCGCCACCAGCGCGCCGTCGCCCGGTACTACGCAGCCGCGGGTGCGGGAGGCATCGCGGTGGGAGTGCACACCACCCAGTTCGAGATCCGTCTGCCGGAGTTCGGACTCCTCGAGCCTGTGCTCGCTGTCTCGGCCGAGGTGCTGCACGAGAATCCGTCGATGCTGCGTGTGGCAGGGGTCGCCGGTGATCGAGCTCAAGCGGTCGCCGAGGCCGAGCTCGCCGCCGCACTGGGCTATGAGGCCGTGCTGTTGTCTCCGCCGCGTCACCGGCAGCTCACCGATCAGGAGATGCTCGAGCGGGCCCGCGCCGTCGCCGAGATCCTGCCTGTCATCGGCTTCTACCTGCAGGAGGCGATCGGGGGCCCCCGGCTCTCGGCCGGCTTCTGGCGCTCGTTCGTCGAGATCGAGAACGTCGTGGCGGTCAAGGTCGCCCCCTTCGATCGCTACCGCACGCTCGACGTGGTCGAAGCCGTGCTGAACTCCGACCGGGCAGACGATGTCGCGCTCTACACCGGCAACGACGACAACATCCTCGGCGACCTCTTCACGCCGTTCGAGACGCCGCGCGGCACCCGCTGGTTCGACGGAGGGCTCCTGGGCCAGTGGGCCGTGGGAACGCGCGCCGCCGTGAAGATGCTCGACACCGTGCACGCAGCGCGCCGGGGCGACGCGGCTGCGGCGCGGGCCGTCATCCGCTCGGCACCGCAGCTGACCGCTGTGAACGCAGCGGTCTTCGATGTCGCGCACGACTTCCGAGGATGCATCGCCGGCGTGAACGCCATCCTGCACAGGCAGGGCCTTCTGCCGAGCATGCTCTGCCTTGACCCGGAAGAAGTCCTGTCGCCGGGGCAGCAGGCGCTGATCGATGACGCTTTCGCACGCTACCCGTGGGCCGGGGACGACGAGTTCATCCAGGCCCACAGACACGAATGGCTGAAGTAA